One region of Hymenobacter sediminicola genomic DNA includes:
- a CDS encoding NADPH-dependent FMN reductase, whose product MITIIAGTNRPDSRARRIADIYATLLREQQVTYQLLDLVELPADVSVSALYDNTGRHDDFNRLADMAAAADKLVLVVPEYNCSYPGVLKTFIDGLPYPGGIRGKKAALIGLGTGAQGGLLALSHLTDVLMYLGTAVLPTRVRLPFIDQHLTKDGKLTNPFYQQLLEEQAAQLLAF is encoded by the coding sequence ATGATAACCATCATTGCAGGCACTAATCGTCCTGATTCCCGAGCTCGGCGCATTGCTGACATCTACGCAACGCTTCTGCGTGAGCAGCAGGTGACGTACCAACTGCTGGACCTGGTAGAGCTGCCAGCCGATGTGAGCGTTTCGGCGCTGTACGACAATACCGGCCGCCACGACGACTTCAACCGATTGGCGGATATGGCTGCCGCTGCCGATAAGCTGGTGCTGGTAGTGCCGGAGTACAATTGCTCCTATCCCGGAGTGCTCAAAACTTTCATCGATGGGCTACCCTACCCTGGCGGCATCCGAGGCAAAAAGGCCGCATTGATCGGACTAGGAACCGGTGCGCAAGGCGGTTTGCTGGCGCTGAGCCATCTGACCGATGTGCTGATGTACCTGGGCACTGCCGTGCTGCCTACCCGTGTCCGCTTACCGTTCATCGACCAGCACCTGACGAAAGACGGGAAGCTGACCAACCCGTTTTATCAGCAACTACTGGAGGAGCAGGCAGCACAACTGCTTGCATTTTAA
- a CDS encoding succinate dehydrogenase/fumarate reductase iron-sulfur subunit, translating into MNLTLKVWRQKNRNTEGKIVDYQVKDISPEMSFLEMLDVLNENLLRQGDEPVAFDHDCREGICGSCNLFINGRAHGPESGTTTCQLHMRKFSDGDTIVIEPWRANAFPVNKDLSVDRSAFDRIIQAGGYVSVNTGGTPDGNEIPIPKEIADRAFEAATCIGCGACVASCKNASAMLFVSAKVSQLALLPQGHVERKTRVENMVAQMDKEGFGACTNIGSCAAECPVGISLENIAILNREFLAAKATSNNLV; encoded by the coding sequence ATGAATCTTACGCTGAAAGTGTGGCGGCAGAAAAACCGCAACACGGAAGGCAAGATCGTAGACTACCAGGTAAAGGATATTTCGCCCGAAATGTCTTTCCTGGAAATGCTGGACGTGCTCAATGAGAATCTGTTGCGCCAAGGCGACGAGCCGGTAGCTTTTGACCACGACTGCCGCGAAGGCATCTGTGGCTCGTGCAACCTGTTCATCAACGGCCGTGCCCACGGCCCGGAGTCCGGCACAACTACCTGCCAGCTGCACATGCGCAAGTTCTCCGACGGCGATACTATTGTCATCGAGCCCTGGCGTGCAAATGCCTTCCCCGTGAATAAGGATCTGAGCGTGGACCGCTCAGCCTTCGACCGGATTATTCAGGCGGGCGGCTACGTAAGCGTAAACACAGGCGGCACTCCTGATGGCAACGAAATTCCAATTCCGAAAGAAATTGCGGACCGTGCCTTCGAAGCGGCTACCTGCATTGGGTGCGGCGCCTGCGTGGCATCCTGCAAAAATGCCTCCGCTATGCTTTTCGTTTCGGCGAAGGTTAGCCAGCTGGCGCTGTTGCCACAGGGCCACGTAGAGCGCAAAACTCGTGTCGAGAACATGGTGGCTCAGATGGACAAGGAAGGATTTGGTGCCTGCACCAACATCGGCTCTTGCGCGGCAGAATGCCCGGTTGGCATCTCGCTCGAAAATATTGCCATCCTGAACCGTGAATTCCTGGCGGCCAAAGCTACTTCGAATAACCTCGTGTAG
- a CDS encoding MbnP family protein — protein MKILKYAALFLALSAPFSLTSCDEDKDVQQGNVSIEFENVAGSVPVQLGSTTYKTAAGDTFSVSTLRYYISNIKLKKADGTEFVQPESYYLLDEALPATKTFTIPNAPAGDYTGLTFTIGVDSARNVAGAQTGALAPSDMFWNWNTGYIYTKLEGRYSPSKTNGPLVLHIGGFKSPNNTIQTVSPAMTNKVIQIREGRTPQVHLKADILKMFTGVSTIRLATVNNVMGGPNAVLVAKNQAAGMFTVDHIHGN, from the coding sequence ATGAAAATATTGAAATACGCGGCCCTGTTTCTGGCTTTATCTGCCCCTTTCTCCCTCACCTCCTGCGACGAAGACAAGGATGTGCAGCAGGGCAACGTCAGCATAGAATTTGAGAATGTGGCCGGTTCTGTGCCGGTGCAGTTGGGCAGTACCACGTACAAAACGGCTGCCGGCGACACCTTTTCGGTTTCTACGCTACGCTACTACATTTCCAACATCAAGCTGAAGAAAGCCGACGGCACTGAGTTTGTGCAGCCGGAAAGCTACTATCTACTTGATGAGGCACTGCCCGCGACCAAAACGTTTACTATTCCCAACGCCCCGGCCGGCGACTACACTGGCCTGACGTTTACGATTGGGGTAGACAGCGCCCGCAACGTAGCTGGGGCCCAGACTGGCGCGCTGGCCCCTTCCGACATGTTCTGGAACTGGAACACCGGCTACATCTACACAAAGCTGGAAGGCCGCTACAGTCCTTCTAAAACGAATGGGCCGCTTGTATTGCATATTGGAGGCTTCAAGTCACCGAACAACACCATCCAGACCGTGTCGCCGGCAATGACTAACAAAGTCATCCAGATTCGGGAAGGCCGGACGCCACAAGTGCATCTGAAGGCCGATATACTGAAGATGTTTACCGGTGTCAGCACCATTCGCCTCGCCACCGTCAACAATGTAATGGGCGGTCCGAATGCCGTGTTGGTCGCCAAAAATCAGGCCGCCGGCATGTTTACCGTCGACCATATCCACGGCAACTAG
- a CDS encoding gliding motility-associated C-terminal domain-containing protein: MVLSLLSRLARRGPLLLLLALLLSWATQVQATHLRAGDIQAKIDTTVGPGNNPRRVFFKMVLYQKTPTGGIPDESSVTIFFGDCGPPQIIPRASAVAVNSETQRNVYFFEHTYSAPSTYTVHYIGENRNGGVLNMSASSAQSFYISTTFTIDPGLGQNRSPILTKPSIDNAAVGQVFLHNPSAYDPDGDSLVFKLRPSMQVVGGITGPQPPCFVVDSTRVTGYVLPNRLGGGSNNGVQVAYTDPSGDSPNGIPGNASIFQQNRRTGTIIWNSPGTVGEYNVAFVVQEWRRTSFGRRLIGEVIRDMQINVKPTNNQRPILTIPPDICVVAGTLITGTVTATDADGNPIRLTANSGILPPATFVQNASGPPTATGTFRWTPDCSNIANQPVRVSFTAEDQPGGTNPTPLIDQRVWNITVIGPAPQNLRVAPGNTGVRSAVLTWNSYLCRKPGARILIFRKEGASTLNPGPCDTGIPAGSGFTQIGTLTYPSPLGTTDLLSFVDNGGGTGLERGKTYCYRIYVEFPLPAGGKSQVSQEACIDFAGRPLLMRNVTVDRTAPTNGQITVRWTKPVSTPPFADPQQYRVSRAVGQTTTGPFTTIATISNVSDTTYVDADPSLDTQNRSYSYRVELLSQNLVAETATAASSVRIDGTAVPAVSATALNGISLRWTYNVPWNNALRPTTVYRKGPAANDPFVAIATVTGTATGGSYLDEGTAAQRLVKGQTYCYYVSTNGAYDGNRLPSDLINLSQQQCIALRNVPCAPVLSLKRTNCDSLASRLFDLPATPISGAVYTNNLSWTLGNTPPDCSRAIASYNIYYAPNSQDSLRFLTSVPATQTTYQHLNLTSEAGCYAVQSVDSSGTRSVRSNIACKDDCQLFLLPNIFTPNGDGKNDTFRPKVFTPIRSTKFTVFNRWGVKIYESSADPLINWSGGGSRAEGGAAPSVVEGMYFYQAEVEFGNLDRTKRTYKGWVQITR; this comes from the coding sequence ATGGTTCTTTCCTTACTATCCCGGTTGGCACGGCGTGGCCCGTTGCTGCTACTCCTTGCCCTATTGCTGAGCTGGGCTACCCAGGTGCAGGCAACCCACCTGCGCGCCGGCGACATACAGGCCAAAATTGATACTACTGTAGGGCCCGGCAACAACCCGCGACGGGTATTTTTCAAGATGGTGCTCTACCAGAAAACGCCCACTGGGGGTATTCCGGATGAGTCCAGCGTGACCATCTTTTTCGGCGACTGTGGTCCGCCGCAGATTATTCCGCGGGCCTCTGCGGTGGCCGTAAATAGTGAGACGCAGCGCAACGTCTACTTTTTCGAGCATACATATAGTGCGCCTAGCACTTACACAGTACATTATATAGGGGAAAACCGCAATGGCGGCGTTCTGAATATGAGTGCCTCCAGCGCGCAGTCGTTCTACATTTCCACCACCTTCACCATTGACCCAGGGCTGGGGCAGAACCGCTCACCCATTCTGACCAAGCCCTCTATCGATAATGCGGCTGTGGGCCAGGTGTTTCTGCACAACCCATCGGCGTACGACCCGGACGGTGACTCGCTGGTGTTTAAACTGCGGCCCAGCATGCAGGTAGTAGGCGGCATCACCGGCCCTCAGCCGCCGTGCTTCGTTGTTGACTCGACCCGCGTTACGGGCTATGTACTGCCCAACCGACTGGGGGGGGGATCCAACAATGGCGTGCAGGTTGCCTATACCGACCCTTCCGGCGACAGTCCGAATGGCATTCCGGGCAATGCCTCTATCTTCCAGCAGAACCGGCGTACGGGTACTATTATCTGGAACTCACCGGGTACGGTGGGCGAATACAACGTGGCATTTGTGGTGCAGGAATGGCGGCGTACATCCTTTGGACGCCGTCTGATTGGGGAAGTGATTCGCGACATGCAGATCAACGTGAAGCCGACCAATAACCAGCGCCCCATCCTGACCATTCCGCCTGATATCTGCGTGGTAGCCGGTACGCTCATCACGGGCACCGTAACGGCCACAGATGCTGATGGCAACCCTATCCGGCTGACGGCGAACAGCGGTATTCTGCCTCCGGCCACTTTCGTGCAGAACGCCTCCGGCCCGCCCACGGCTACCGGTACCTTCCGCTGGACGCCTGACTGCTCCAATATTGCCAACCAGCCTGTTCGGGTCAGCTTTACAGCTGAAGACCAGCCTGGTGGGACCAACCCCACGCCCCTGATTGACCAGCGCGTGTGGAACATCACCGTTATTGGGCCGGCTCCGCAGAACCTGCGGGTAGCGCCCGGCAACACAGGCGTCCGAAGCGCGGTACTCACTTGGAACAGCTACCTGTGCCGCAAGCCCGGGGCCCGCATCCTGATTTTCCGCAAGGAAGGGGCATCCACGTTGAATCCAGGTCCTTGCGATACGGGTATCCCGGCTGGGTCGGGCTTCACTCAAATCGGCACTTTAACCTATCCTTCGCCTTTGGGTACTACAGACCTGTTATCGTTCGTCGATAACGGCGGCGGAACCGGGCTAGAGCGGGGTAAGACTTATTGCTATCGGATATATGTGGAGTTTCCGCTGCCCGCCGGTGGCAAAAGCCAAGTGTCGCAGGAAGCCTGCATCGACTTTGCTGGCCGCCCCCTGTTGATGCGCAACGTCACGGTAGACCGGACGGCTCCTACCAATGGCCAGATTACGGTGCGCTGGACCAAGCCGGTCAGCACGCCGCCTTTTGCTGATCCGCAGCAATACCGGGTGTCCCGGGCAGTAGGGCAGACCACAACCGGCCCGTTCACGACCATTGCCACCATCAGCAACGTCAGCGACACCACTTACGTGGATGCTGACCCTTCGCTGGACACACAAAACCGCTCGTACAGCTACCGGGTAGAGTTGCTCAGCCAGAATCTGGTGGCCGAAACGGCTACGGCAGCTTCTAGTGTACGGATAGACGGCACAGCCGTGCCGGCCGTCAGTGCCACTGCTCTAAACGGCATTTCGCTCCGCTGGACTTACAATGTGCCGTGGAACAATGCCCTGCGCCCTACCACTGTGTACCGCAAAGGACCCGCTGCCAACGACCCCTTCGTGGCTATTGCTACCGTAACCGGCACCGCTACCGGAGGCTCTTATCTGGATGAAGGCACGGCCGCACAGCGGCTCGTGAAAGGCCAGACATATTGCTACTACGTCTCGACGAATGGAGCATACGATGGCAATCGACTGCCCAGTGACCTGATTAATCTAAGCCAGCAGCAGTGCATTGCGTTGCGTAACGTGCCTTGCGCGCCGGTGCTTTCTCTCAAGCGCACCAACTGCGACAGTCTGGCCAGCCGCCTGTTCGATTTGCCTGCCACGCCTATAAGCGGAGCGGTGTACACGAACAATCTGAGTTGGACGCTGGGCAATACGCCGCCTGACTGCAGCCGCGCCATTGCTTCGTACAACATCTACTATGCGCCCAACAGCCAGGATTCATTGCGCTTCCTGACCTCGGTGCCGGCCACGCAAACCACGTATCAGCACCTGAACCTCACTTCTGAAGCTGGTTGCTATGCGGTGCAGTCTGTCGATTCCAGCGGAACCCGGAGTGTGCGCAGCAACATAGCGTGCAAGGATGATTGCCAGCTGTTCCTGCTGCCTAACATCTTCACTCCCAACGGCGACGGTAAGAACGACACGTTCCGGCCCAAGGTCTTCACCCCGATTCGTAGCACCAAGTTCACAGTATTCAACCGCTGGGGCGTGAAAATCTACGAGAGCAGCGCCGACCCGCTCATCAACTGGAGCGGCGGCGGTAGTCGTGCAGAAGGTGGAGCTGCGCCATCGGTGGTGGAAGGAATGTACTTCTACCAGGCTGAGGTGG
- a CDS encoding succinate dehydrogenase cytochrome b subunit translates to MSWISNTFSSSIGRKIVMAATGLFLCSFLVVHLVGNLQLFKNDGGLAFNAYSEFMSHNTIVRILEIGLVAGFGLHIFEGLLLASKNKAARGSSYVSNHIEQNSPWHSRNMAVLGSLVLFFLIVHLYNFFGTLRFGEPLKDAQGNENAYALVVDAFHNIFYVALYVLAQFALLYHLLHGFQSAFQTLGLNHRKYTPLIKLVGVVFSVVVCAGFAAMPIYFYFFK, encoded by the coding sequence ATGAGTTGGATTAGCAACACGTTTTCCAGCAGCATTGGCCGCAAAATCGTTATGGCCGCCACCGGCCTCTTTTTGTGTTCTTTTCTGGTAGTCCACTTAGTTGGCAACCTCCAATTATTTAAGAACGACGGCGGCCTGGCGTTTAACGCCTACTCCGAGTTCATGAGCCACAACACCATTGTCCGGATTCTGGAAATCGGGCTGGTTGCCGGCTTCGGGCTTCACATTTTCGAAGGGTTGCTGCTGGCATCCAAAAACAAAGCCGCTCGCGGCAGCAGCTACGTTTCCAACCACATTGAGCAGAATAGCCCCTGGCACTCGCGCAATATGGCAGTACTGGGAAGCTTAGTGCTGTTTTTCCTGATTGTGCATCTCTACAATTTCTTCGGCACGCTGCGTTTTGGGGAGCCGCTGAAGGACGCGCAAGGCAATGAAAACGCGTATGCACTGGTTGTTGATGCTTTCCACAACATTTTCTACGTGGCGCTCTACGTGCTGGCGCAGTTTGCCCTGCTCTACCACTTGTTGCATGGTTTCCAGAGTGCCTTCCAGACGCTGGGCCTCAACCACCGCAAATACACTCCCCTCATCAAACTGGTGGGTGTAGTCTTCTCCGTTGTAGTCTGCGCCGGCTTTGCGGCCATGCCCATCTACTTCTACTTCTTTAAATAG
- a CDS encoding cytochrome-c peroxidase, with protein MRGICTFARSWLLVALLVAGSCRPDADVRPNEEVPGTAVPGNFPVPVYGTDKNPPTRAAFELGRTLFYDPRLSRTGDISCGSCHQQFVAFAHAGHQLSHGVDNRLGTRNAPALQNLRWKPNFFWDGGPSNIETMPLAPITNPVEMDETLDNLVRKLNADAEYKRRFAAVFGGSGPIDSYQFLRALAQFTAALTSANSRYDHYARHEAGGTLSDAELRGLSVLRQKCGSCHTGELFTDESFRNNGLDRSFPLDSGRAHITQRSIDVGRFKVPSLRNVALTGPYMHDGRFQTLTEVLDHYDHGMVDSKTLDPQFRQQGARLGIPLSAQDRQDLLAFLSTLTDEEFLRDPQLSEQ; from the coding sequence ATGAGAGGCATATGCACTTTCGCCCGCAGCTGGCTGCTAGTGGCGCTACTCGTGGCTGGCAGTTGCCGGCCTGATGCGGACGTACGCCCGAATGAGGAAGTGCCCGGCACCGCTGTGCCGGGCAACTTCCCAGTGCCAGTATATGGGACCGACAAAAACCCACCTACTCGCGCCGCCTTTGAGCTAGGGCGCACGCTCTTCTATGACCCACGTCTGTCACGAACCGGTGATATATCGTGTGGCAGCTGCCATCAGCAATTCGTAGCGTTTGCGCATGCCGGCCACCAACTCAGCCACGGCGTGGATAATCGGCTGGGTACGCGTAACGCTCCCGCACTACAGAACCTGCGCTGGAAGCCCAATTTCTTCTGGGATGGTGGGCCGAGCAACATCGAAACGATGCCTCTCGCACCCATCACCAACCCAGTAGAAATGGACGAAACGCTCGACAATCTGGTGCGCAAGCTCAATGCCGACGCCGAATATAAGCGGCGTTTTGCGGCAGTATTCGGCGGCTCAGGTCCCATTGATTCCTACCAGTTTCTTCGGGCGCTGGCGCAGTTTACGGCCGCACTGACTTCTGCCAACTCGCGCTACGACCACTACGCCCGCCACGAAGCCGGTGGCACGCTGAGTGATGCCGAGTTGCGGGGCCTGAGCGTGCTGCGTCAGAAATGTGGCTCTTGCCATACCGGAGAGCTGTTCACGGACGAGTCGTTCCGCAACAATGGGCTGGACCGCAGTTTCCCACTGGACTCAGGCCGGGCACATATTACGCAGCGCAGCATTGATGTAGGCCGTTTCAAGGTGCCTAGCCTGCGCAACGTGGCGCTGACGGGGCCTTACATGCACGATGGCCGCTTTCAGACCCTGACCGAAGTGCTGGACCACTACGACCACGGCATGGTGGACTCCAAGACGCTGGACCCACAATTTCGGCAGCAGGGAGCCAGACTTGGTATTCCTCTCTCGGCCCAGGACCGCCAAGATCTGCTGGCGTTCCTGTCGACGCTTACGGATGAAGAGTTTCTGCGTGATCCGCAGCTGTCTGAGCAATAG
- a CDS encoding cytochrome-c peroxidase, with product MLSAAACHREEPQPADPKPDAPTPYTLVLPTQLPQNVLIPADNPLTVEGIDLGRKLFYETRLSSNNTMSCGSCHQQSKAFTDGRRLAVGVDGIAHQRNSMSLVNLLWEPTLNWDGAATTLETQARKPIENPVELHQSLATGVSKLQQTPLYPPLFAKAFGSSTITEANVLKALAQFERTLISGNSRYEKSLLGQTRLNDDERAGKLLYFNHPGEGGNSSARGGSCDHCHNGNNFTFTNATFATAGGTAEFVNNGLDMTFADPGRFNVTGRNGDKGLFRVPTLRNIALTAPYMHDGRFQTLEEVVDHYNEHIERNSPNVNPILLLSNPAPAGSNSTTLNLTANEKRQLVAFLKTLTDSTFIQDPRFSNPF from the coding sequence TTGCTTTCTGCGGCAGCATGCCATAGAGAAGAACCGCAGCCTGCCGACCCGAAACCAGATGCGCCTACGCCCTACACGCTGGTACTGCCTACGCAACTGCCTCAAAACGTACTCATTCCTGCTGACAATCCACTGACCGTGGAAGGCATAGACCTGGGGCGCAAGCTGTTCTACGAAACCCGCCTTTCCAGCAACAACACCATGTCGTGTGGGAGTTGTCACCAGCAAAGCAAAGCCTTCACGGATGGCCGCCGGCTGGCCGTTGGTGTTGACGGCATTGCGCACCAGCGTAACTCGATGTCGCTGGTGAATTTGCTATGGGAGCCCACTCTGAACTGGGACGGGGCAGCTACTACTCTGGAAACGCAGGCCCGCAAGCCCATCGAAAACCCAGTTGAGTTGCACCAGTCGCTGGCCACAGGCGTAAGCAAGCTGCAGCAAACTCCGCTCTATCCGCCGCTGTTTGCCAAGGCCTTCGGTTCGAGCACCATCACGGAGGCCAACGTGCTCAAAGCATTAGCCCAATTCGAACGAACCCTTATTTCGGGAAATTCACGCTACGAAAAGTCACTTTTGGGGCAAACCCGCCTGAATGATGATGAGCGTGCTGGCAAGCTACTCTACTTCAACCATCCTGGTGAGGGTGGTAATTCCAGCGCCCGGGGTGGCTCCTGCGACCATTGCCATAACGGCAACAACTTCACTTTCACGAATGCCACCTTCGCTACGGCTGGTGGCACAGCCGAATTCGTCAACAACGGGCTGGACATGACATTCGCGGATCCTGGGCGCTTCAATGTGACGGGCCGCAACGGCGACAAAGGCTTGTTCCGGGTACCTACACTGCGCAATATTGCTCTGACTGCCCCCTACATGCACGATGGCCGCTTTCAGACCCTGGAAGAAGTAGTGGACCACTACAACGAGCACATCGAGCGGAACAGTCCCAACGTCAATCCTATTCTGCTTTTGTCTAATCCAGCTCCGGCCGGTAGTAACAGCACCACCCTGAACCTAACGGCCAACGAAAAGCGGCAGCTTGTGGCTTTCCTGAAAACGCTGACTGACTCCACATTCATCCAGGACCCGCGTTTTTCCAACCCTTTCTAA
- a CDS encoding fumarate reductase/succinate dehydrogenase flavoprotein subunit — protein MFPESKIPEGPLAEKWDKHKFNVKLVNPANKRKYDVIVVGTGLAGGAAAASLAELGYNVKAFTFHDSPRRAHSIAAQGGINAAKNYQNDGDSVFRLFYDTIKGGDYRAREANVYRLAQVSVNIIDQCVAQGVPFAREYGGLLANRSFGGAQVSRTFYARGQTGQQLLLGAYSALSRQIAYGKVKMYTRSEMLDVVVVDGQARGIITRNLITGEIEQHAAHAVVLATGGYGNVFYLSTNAMYCNATAAWRAHKRGAYFANPCFTQIHPTCIPVSGDYQSKLTLMSESLRNDGRVWVPKTVEMAERVRKGEIKPQDIAEDDRDYFLERKYPAFGNLVPRDVASRNAKQMCDEGRGVGSTGLAVYLDFADIIKRTGAEAVSQKYGNLFAMYEKITDEDPYKQPMRIYPAVHYTMGGLWVDYNLQTTVPGLYATGECNFSDHGANRLGASALMQGLADGYFVIPYTIGDYLASTPPKPVTTEHPAFKQAEADVRGRISKLMSINGTRTPDDFHKHLGHLMWEYCGMARNAEGLKHAKAEIQKLRQEFWSDLKLSGTEGELNQALEKAGRVADFLELGELMVDDALDRNESCGGHFREEYATEDGEAKRNDDDYAYVAAWQYVADNQPEILNKEQLTFENVKLTQRSYK, from the coding sequence ATGTTTCCGGAGTCTAAAATTCCCGAAGGCCCACTGGCCGAGAAGTGGGACAAGCACAAGTTCAATGTCAAGCTCGTAAACCCCGCCAACAAGCGGAAGTACGATGTCATTGTAGTCGGCACCGGCCTGGCCGGTGGCGCAGCGGCCGCCTCACTGGCCGAACTGGGCTACAACGTAAAGGCTTTTACCTTCCACGACTCACCACGCCGCGCCCACTCCATTGCGGCGCAGGGCGGCATCAACGCAGCCAAAAACTACCAGAACGACGGCGACTCCGTGTTCCGGCTGTTTTATGACACCATCAAAGGTGGTGACTACCGGGCCCGCGAAGCCAACGTGTACCGCCTCGCGCAGGTATCGGTCAACATCATCGACCAATGCGTAGCGCAGGGCGTTCCTTTCGCCCGCGAGTACGGCGGCTTGCTGGCTAACCGCTCTTTCGGCGGTGCGCAGGTGAGCCGGACGTTCTACGCCCGCGGCCAGACCGGACAGCAGCTGCTGCTGGGTGCCTATTCGGCCCTCTCGCGCCAGATTGCCTATGGCAAAGTGAAGATGTACACACGGTCCGAAATGCTGGATGTGGTAGTCGTTGACGGGCAGGCCCGCGGCATTATCACCCGCAACCTCATTACGGGCGAGATTGAGCAGCACGCGGCCCACGCCGTGGTATTGGCTACCGGCGGTTACGGCAACGTATTCTACCTGAGCACTAATGCTATGTACTGCAACGCCACTGCTGCGTGGCGGGCCCACAAGCGAGGCGCTTACTTCGCCAACCCTTGCTTCACCCAGATTCACCCCACTTGTATTCCCGTATCCGGCGACTACCAGTCGAAGCTGACACTGATGTCGGAGTCGCTGCGGAACGACGGCCGCGTGTGGGTACCCAAGACGGTGGAAATGGCAGAGCGGGTACGCAAAGGCGAAATCAAGCCTCAAGACATTGCCGAGGATGACCGTGACTATTTCCTGGAGCGCAAATACCCTGCATTCGGCAACCTAGTACCACGCGACGTAGCCTCGCGCAACGCCAAGCAGATGTGCGACGAGGGTCGTGGCGTCGGGTCAACTGGCCTGGCTGTCTACCTCGATTTCGCCGATATCATCAAGCGGACGGGTGCCGAAGCAGTGAGCCAGAAGTACGGCAACCTGTTTGCCATGTACGAGAAAATCACCGACGAGGACCCCTACAAACAGCCGATGCGCATCTATCCGGCGGTACACTACACCATGGGGGGCCTGTGGGTTGACTATAACCTGCAAACCACCGTTCCTGGTCTGTACGCTACCGGCGAGTGCAATTTCTCAGACCACGGCGCTAACCGCCTCGGGGCTTCGGCTCTGATGCAGGGCCTGGCTGACGGCTACTTCGTGATTCCCTACACCATTGGGGACTACCTGGCCTCTACGCCGCCCAAACCCGTTACGACCGAACACCCAGCCTTCAAACAGGCCGAGGCCGATGTGCGGGGCCGCATCAGCAAGCTGATGAGCATCAACGGAACCCGCACGCCCGACGACTTCCACAAACATCTGGGCCACCTGATGTGGGAATACTGCGGCATGGCGCGTAACGCCGAAGGGCTCAAGCACGCCAAAGCAGAGATTCAGAAGTTGCGCCAGGAGTTCTGGAGCGACCTAAAGCTGTCCGGCACAGAAGGAGAATTGAACCAAGCCCTAGAAAAAGCCGGCCGTGTTGCCGACTTCCTGGAACTGGGTGAATTGATGGTGGACGATGCTCTGGACCGCAACGAAAGCTGCGGTGGCCACTTCCGTGAGGAATATGCTACGGAGGACGGCGAAGCCAAGCGTAACGACGATGACTATGCCTACGTGGCTGCCTGGCAGTATGTGGCCGACAATCAGCCCGAAATCCTGAACAAGGAGCAGCTGACATTCGAAAACGTGAAGCTCACGCAGCGAAGCTATAAGTAA